The genomic segment GGCGTATGCGCTTTACAAGGGCTTTTGAAAGACCACTGAAAAAGCCCTTGTAATTGGAATGAATTAGGATTCCCACTAATACCGCTTCGACGCTTTGTGGATGCCTCCCGCGATAAGCCAGAAAGAAGACCACTTGGGAGGGATTGAACTGTATCCCTCCTTGTTCTTATCGCTCCGGCTACCACGAAGACGCGCCTGCGCTAGATTGTCTATGTGAGAAAGAGCTTTTCATTATCTACGATGAAATCTGCAACCTAGAGTGTGTCTTTCTTGAATAGAATTAGTATCAAAAAGTAATCACATTATAATCTCGGCATATACATCTCAAAATCACATTTCTCTCGATAATGAACAACCTAGCGCAGGCGCGGAAAAGGGGTCGCCAAAGCTGTAAGGCATCCCCAAAGCGCTAAGCGTTCTACAATCCACCCCCCGAATTAATACTCTCTCCTTATTGAGCGCCACAGTAAATTTAGTGGGATTCTTTAATTCAATATATATAGTCTAAATTTTTTTGCATATTCTTATATAGGTTACTAGCAAAACAGCTATTCCACTTGGATTTCACCAACGTGGAATAGCTGTTTTTCATTTCATTAATCCAACTCTCAATTCTCCATGTCAATCAAATAATTTTCTGATTGCTTCTTCAGTGTTCTCGACCAGTATAGTAGAGAGACTCGGATTGATGCCGGCATTGTCACCAAGTCATCTCAATCAATTGCTTCATCGCAGAAGGTTTGGTATCGCCAGTTTCTTTATCGATTATAGATGTGTATAAATGTGGAATTACGGTTTCTGCACCATTGTCCAGACATGTTTGTACGATTACATGGACGTTGTCTAACGTAATACCACCTGTTGGTTCAATGATTTTAATGCCCGCTTTTACTGCTGCTTGCGTCATTGCTGCTAATTCCTCAAGACCCTTTTCACCTTCGATTGGATATAATTTGATAGAAGGAATCCCGAGCTCAGCAATCATAGCTGCCACAAGTTCACATGATACCTTCTCCCGGTATGCCGAACTAGCTGGACCCGTGGAAATATACACTTGACCAGGCATGCCAGTTGGTTCGACCAAAGAGTTGATCACGGGAACATTTTCTGTAGTTTGTTCCATTCTTCCAAGCGTATAACCCGATGCCGGGAATACTTGGTTAATATGATCTGGTAAAGTTGCCACAGATACATTCGCAACTTTTCTCCACATATTAGGATCACCCGCACCTAATCCCACTGAAACACGGATATTATTATCCTTGAATTCTTTTACTAACTCGATAGCAGCCTCTTCTGTCGGGAAGTTCTTGACCATGACTCCTACTAATACGCGATCACCCGCAATTTCCACAAGCTCCAGTGCATTATTCAAATCCTTGGCTAGCACGTTAAAAACGACTTGATGTTTAAATGACATTATTCCACTCCTTGAGCTAGAACTAGTTTGATTGTTTTTACTATGATATCTTCTTGCCCTTTAAGCAAGGGTCTTGGATCGACAGATAATATTCCGATGTTCACATAATGATGGCGTAAAAAAATAGCCGGATTTCCAGACTCGAGTGCGTGTAGCAAATCCTCTGCATCCATGCCCGCTTCTTTACTATCCACTTCAATAGTTGCACGGTAAATATCCCTTCCTGCTTCATCCTGTTTGACTGAGCATGTCAATCCTGAAACACCATTTAAATCATTACAGAGTTTCTTCATTCTACTAAGCTGCCCCTCTACATCTGTAGCTTTATCGGCATATTGCTTAAGTGCTACGATCAAACCGGCCATTCCTTCTTTTCCAATTTTCATCGGACGACCAATTCCTTTATATTGCTTCCGGCATGCTTCCATTAATTCTTTTCTACCACAAATGAATCCTGATGTTGGCCCTTCCAATGCTTTACCACCACTATATATCACGATGTCTGCACCCATCGCAATATATAGTTTGAAATCCTCTTCAGCTGCAGCATCGATAATAAATGGAATGTGATGCTTCTTCGCAATTTCTATCATAGTTTCAATTGGTTGCATCCCTTTTTGAATAGCATGATGAGATTTAATGTACATCAGTGCAGCAGTATTTTCATTGATTGCTTCCTCAATATGCTGTGCTTCCACTTTGTTTGCTTGACCGACTTCAACCACCTGCCCGCCGCCCAAACTGATCATTTGTGCAATGCTGGCCCCAAAATGAATTTGCTGTCCTTTTTGAACGATGACTTGGTTTTTCAACCCATCTGAATTTGGTAGTCTTTCAATATGTGTCAAATTTTTACCCGCGATAACGGCTGCAGTACTAATCGCAATCCCAGCCGCTGCACCGCTCGTTGGACAGCCATCCTCAGCACCTGTTACTTCAGCAATAACAGTCCCTGTAAGCTCCATGATTTCATCAATGTCTACATAATCTTGAGAGGCTTCTTTAAGTGTTTGCGCAACTTCCTCACTTACGGCTGATGCACCAAGAGCTGTCATTTTTCCGCTTGCATTAATAACTTGTTTTAATCCTAATCGCTTAAAAACACTCATCTTGTTCACCTCAGTCTAATGGTATTGGGAAAAATGCCCCTAAAAGCATTGCTCCTAAAATTGCTCCGCCTACAATAGGCTTCTTTCCCGCGTAAAAAATTGCTGCTCCAACAACGGCACCAACACCAATTGGAATAGATGCAGATGCAGCGGAAATGATAATCAATGGTCCTAAGAATCTTCCTGAAGCATTCCCCGCTCCCATCATGACATCTGCTCCAAAAGTGGAGTTAGATTGCCCTACTGTAAGTTTACGAACCATAATGACAACATACCCGATTGCAAGCCCTAAAATAGCGCCAGTAAGCAAAGCTAACCCAAAATTTTCAATTGGTGCGGTAATTCCGGAAGCCAGAAGTAATGCAGGTACACCAATTCCAAGTCCCGTTTGAATTGCACCACCTATATCTAAAATCCCAACAAGCGAACCCTCCAAAATGCGCGCAAATAGAAAACTTGCCCCAAATGCTGCCGCTACACCATAGCCCCCACCTTGCATTCCTACTTCAAGCATCGCAACAATCGCAACATCATTAAACGCCCCAATTTTATAAACGTAGTACATATGGGTGCCCGCAAATACTCCGGATGACAATAGGGCTACAAAAATCGGAAATGACCAATCGGCATACCAAAAACTTTTCATATTAATTTCATTGTTATCCCCCACTTACTTCACCTCATATCCAATTAGTTTGTGTAGATTGATTAACCATTCAGGAGCTTCAAGATTAAATCCTTGAAGGAACTGAATATCGAATCCACGGAAAAACCCACTAAATATAAACAATAAAATTACAGAAACCATAAGTGTCTTTGTAACTTTATTCCAACCACCGTCATCTACGCCTTTTCCGATTAAAATTCCCAGCACGACACCAGGCACGGCATTTCCCATGACCATATGTGCAGCTCCGCCGAAAATCGTTCCCCAGATTCCTGATCGCTTACCAGAATCCAAAGCTGCCAACCAGAAGATAACCGGCATGACAGGATTGATGAGCAAATTTGCTGCTGGAACCAATACTTTTAACGCAATTGCTTGCAATGACTCTGGAATTGCAGAGGCCGTCGAATTCAAGAATGTTACAACAAGTACCCCGATAATTGCTCCCGCAATTGCCATTTTCTTTGGATTATGCAGTGTATCCTCTGGACGTTTTCCTTTTCTCATTAACACAGCTGCCGCCCAGTTTGGAATAATCCGATGGTCGACGTCTTGCGTGAATGCACCAGCGCCTACAGAAGATGCCCATGCATTAAAGAAGAATCCTAAACCGAATGAAAAGTGTGATGCTGCGTCCCCTGCACAAGCATTTAACTCTCCCAACGTTCGAAATGCGCCCATTCCTTGTGATTTGGGAGCGTGAAACATCCGAGCCGCACCGGCGCCTACGCCGAAACCTACAAATCCTCCAATGATGATAGACTTAAAAATAATCGTAAGTAATTCCATAGTTTATCCCCCTTTATTTCAAGAAATTATTACCCATGATTTGACCCTTCAAACTGTTTCCTTGTTCAACTGTTTCAAATCGAATTTCTTCTACATCCAACAGGAATAATTCCACATCTACATCTAGCACAACCCTGTATTTACTTCTTTTGCGTGGTGCAAAAACGAATAAAAAGCGCTCAATATACGACGTTTCCATCGCTTCTACTACATCAACATTTACAGGCTCAATCCGAATAATCATATTTCCCTTATAGTCTTTCATTACTTTTTTCTGAATATTCCCTAGTGCCGTATTCAGTGCCCTTTCTTTCGAATCCCCTTTGCCCTCAATACGGACCTTTGTTTCAATAATTTTTTTCATGAAATCAGCTCCTTAGTTTTATGAATTCTTCTGTAAGTCTTCTTCCCAATTCTTCCGAATCATTAAAGCCAAAACCAAGAACTGTCTTTCCCTCTCTTAATGCTGTTAGTCCTTCTTCAACGGAACGCATGCCATAGCGTGCTGAATATCCATATTTTGACTGCGCCGTAATAGCCCCTGCTCCCCCACTACCACAAAAAGAGATACCCATATCCGCCTTCACTTCATTCATCATATCGCCCAGTTTCATATCGGCAGCCATTCCACTAATAACGATTGCCTTGCCCCCTGCAGCCTCCACGCCTTTTCCTACATTTTGCCCTTTTCCTAAACGATCGCCAATCACAACAATAATTTCACTCATAACTTATTCCCCCTATTTTCAATTTAATTTTGCAGATTCAAAGTGGATTGATAAAAGATACTTTTCATCATCATGCAAATTGCTAAGTTGTTTGCAAATGTCACTTGCCATTCCAATGGAATCTTGTGTAACCTCACTAAATATTTCTTTTTCAAGCGCTGGAATCGCTTCCATATTTATTGAGCGATAAACCATACCGGAAATGTGTGAAACAAATGAAAGCCACTGCGTTTCTGTCATAATAATTTTTTTAGTCGTTAAAACTTTTTTTGAATAAGTTAATACTTCTATACATAATTCTGAATTCCCACTTTTATTGATTATCTCGCGCTCTTTTGGAATTTGTTGATTCATCATGGTACACTACCTTCCCATTTCTCAATACCATATATGGTTTAAGTATTTGCTTTGCTTCTAGTTCTACTCCCTCTGAATCTATTAAGATCGTTCGTTGTTTAATAATCTTGAAAATCGTAATATCGGCTTTGGTTCCTAGTGCTAGCGTACCTATATCACTTGCCCCAAGTGCATTTGCTGCTCCCAATGTGACCGACTTCACTACTTCAATTAAAGGGATTCCAAGTTCCAATAGCTTGGTCATCGTAGTCATCAAGCTACAAACAGGGCTTTGATAGTTTTTAATATATATATCGGTACTGGTCGTAAACGAATCGTCATATTGCTCTCTGAATTTCATCATAGTTTCATAGCTAAAGCTAGAGGTACCATGTCCGACATCGAATAATACGCCCCTCTTTAAAGCATCCAACGCTTCTGGAATTAGTTCACCTTCTGCATTCATAATCCCATGTTTTTTTCCATGAAATGCATGTGTCACGATGTCTCCTTTACTTAAGAGAGGGAAAATGTCTTGTAAATTGGGAGGTGGGTTCCCAATGTGGACCATGATTGGAACACTTAAACGGTCCGCTAGCATACGCGCATGTTGAAGAGGTTTAATTCCACTATTTTTAACAACACTCCCACTCATTCTTGCCTTCAATCCAACAATGCTTGGTTCCTTTTTAAAAATTTCTTCTGCTTCTTCTATACTCATTAAATCTTCCATATTTGCAAGTTCAGCAAGACCGCTAGTTAAGCCCTTTCTCGCAATATTAAGGAATGAAAGAACCTTCGTTTGACTCGGTTCAACCACCTTCTCCTTAAAAGCCGCATAATCTGAATATCCGGCACTACCTGCATCGACTACTGTTGTAACGCCTTGCTCAATGCCCACTAGATCAGCATCGATCCCAAGTTCGGTGTGTCCAGTAAAGATATGAACATGCATATCGATGAAGCCTGGTGAAACATAGCATCCTTCTGCATTGATATATGTTACATTTGCAGAACTATTATGTTGTGGCTCCACGAGTAATCCATTTCGTACTGCAATTTCCTTTATTTCGATCGTGTCTTGTTGCGGATCAATGAGATAACCATTTTTTATGATGATTTCTTCTGGCACAAAAACACCCCCAGCTATTTTAAATAATGCAGGATTGCAATGATTTCAGCTTTGTGTGTTTGCAACTCATGCACATCTAAAATTTCTTTGATCTTTTGAATATCCTCGTTGTCATAAGCATGATTGCTAGAACTTGAATAATTGTCGTATTGTTTATCGAAATAATAGCGATGGACCATTAAAAAAATATGCAGCATGAGTGCCTGCTTCTTGGTAGCTCCTATTTCATCCGTAAAAGCTAACTGGATTTCTTGATTAATCTCAAAACCCTTTAAGATAATTTCTTGACTGATGAATTCAGTATCTTGACTACCGATTGTTTCCTCGGTACTTTCCAACAAGTTATTAAATTGAAAGTTTTTATAACGCAGTAACTCCTGCACCTTACGTTTGATGGTTTCGATATCCCTTTTACTTGGCAGCGGGTCCACAATTACTAATGGAAGATCTGTTTCAATTGGAAAGACACTAATAATGAAATCGACTTTTTGCTGGATGCAAATTTCATCCACTTCCATAATCGAACAATTTTTAACGATTTCAATATCATAAATTTCTCTTTCGACTCGATTTTTAATAAGACGCGCCACTCCTCTTCCAGTAGAACAAACATATAAAGTACGAATTTTACCTTTTTGATTAAACTTCTTTTCAAAAGAGACAATGAAATGGAGCACGATTAGCGATACAAACGAATCCGGCACTGAAATTTTTAGAGGCGCAAGGTATATTTGACACGCTTTTCTGATAGTTGAGAATAGAACTGAATAGTTTTTCTTTAATTCTTTGGTGAATGGATTAATTTCTGTGAAATTGATTTCCCCTTTTTGAAAACGTAGAGAAAGGTGAGCAAAAAGATTATTATATAGTTTTGGATCCTTATGATAATGAATCCCTTGTATATCACTGACATATTGGATTATTTCTTTTGTGACCTTGACGATGTCGATTTGATTGAGCGCGTTATCCCTATCTCCTGTAATATAGCGGTATTCCTCTTCAAACAAAGGATACTGCATTTGTTCATACACCTTCTTCATTAGCTGAACCGTTAAATTAGGATAATCAGCTTTCTTTATAATCCGATAGTCTTTCATCGTAAATCCCGCGTTCATTCGAGTAATCGAGATTGTCATTCTAAACAAAATCCTTAGTACATCTGATTCATGAAGTACGTGTTTAGGTTGAGAAGCAAATAACCGAGCCATCTGCTTCTCAACGACTTTATACAAAGGAAGTATGTCGGCAAATAGCATAGGTCCTTCAATTAATAAATCTCGACAGGTTACGCCACTCATAATTTTATAGATTTCATTATTTGTCAAATCAGCATGGATCAAATGCTCAAACAGCAACCTTAGCGATAGTTCGTCTCCTATTAATTTATAACCCGTTCCGTGCTTTCTTTCTAATTCTATTTTCCAAGGTTGGAGCAATTCATCTATTTGTTTAATATCATTCAAAGATGTATTTCTACTTACATCAAGCCGCTCGGAAAAAGTAGATGCAGTTATGTAGTCAGTGTTCACCAGCATATATAAAATCATTTTTCCTACTCTAGCCTCCTGATTCAGATAGACATCATTTCTCTCAATTTCCGGCAGGGTATGGATGATGGCCAATCGTTTTTCCTCACTACAATCAATCCAAATCCCTTTATTTGACTGTGAAAATAACTCTATCTCCCGGGTATTGAGCCAACCTTTCACATCTTCTAGGTCATATTTAATCATTCGTGTACTCACATTAAATTCTTCTGACAAATCCTTTAGATAGACAGAACCACTAGTTTCTAGAAGCTTCACCAATAACCGAAACGCTCTTATGTTAAGCAATCCCAACACCACCCTATAGTTGTTCGGGTTTCTTCTGTATCTCCGGAGCATTTAGGTTTTTCTAATACAGAAACCGACAATGAAACAAAAGCGCTGAAGTCTAGACGAGGAATCGCTTCTTTTAAAGGGTTTCCACAGCGCAAGACTTTATAGCTCTCTAACCAGACACAAAATAATTTCGTTTGATCCGACTCCGGAGAGGGTCTTGAATCAATAATTCTTCACTAACCCTACTTTAAACTTTTTATCAATTCAGTTAAAGACAAAATCCTTTCCGCCTTAATAGGGAAGGATTTTGGAGCCTTAGTAAGTCATGCACATTCAACCTACACAATACTAGCTGCTAAACGTCAAAATCTCCTCATCCGTAACAAATATAAATGATTTCTGTAGTTTGCGCTGTTCGCGACAAGCTGTTCTAATCGCGTTAAATGTTAATGGGTACGATAATTAAAAAAAGCTATTCCACATGGATTTCACCGTGGAATAGCTTTTTTGTTGGCTTAGGAAACTATTTAATCATGCATTGTGAGTAAACTGCAACATAGAGATTTCACATCCAAACTCCAGCGCCTAGAGGCTCGGGGTCGACAGGATATGGGTCATGCAGTTCGGGAGGGATTGGACTTCATCCCTCCTTGTTGCCACAGGAAGTGCCGCATTTAGGCAGCATTCATTTATAACAGACGCTTGCCCTTTTGTAGTTTATTTCAACAAACCAGCCTTCAATTTCCCGTGCCACTCAAGTAAACTAGCCATCGACTCTTCATTGATGGCCCCTTTTTCTTGCGCGACTTCAGCAAGTGCACCAAAATCAGTCAGGCTTTTGTAAGTCAGTCCTGCAGATGCGAATGTTTCATCTGCACTTTGCAGTTCATATGTAAAGATAGAAACAATACCAGTCACGTCAATTCCTTCAGAACGCAGTGCTTCTGCCGCATTTAAGCTACTACCGCCCGTTGAGATTAAATCTTCGATAATAACCGCTTTATCAGTATCAAGTATTTTCCCCTCGATTTGACGGCTTCGGCCATGTTCTTTCGCTTTCGAACGGATATACACCATCGGTAATCCAAGAATGTCCGCAACCCAAGCCGCGTGAGGGATTCCAGCTGTAGCCGTACCAGCTATGACCGTTGTTTCAGGATAATTTTCACGAATGAATCCTGCTAGGCCTTCCGCAATTTTTTTCCGTCCAACCGGATCTGACATCGTCAATCGGTTATCGCAGTAGATAGGGGACTCAATGCCTGATGCCCATGTAAACGGTTCTTCAGGACTTAATTCAACTGCACCAACATGTAACAGGATTTCAGCAACTTCTTTTTTCACCATTGTTATTCCGTCCCCTTCCAACGTGCATGAATGTGTTCGTACGCTGCTCGCGGATCCGTTGCCCCCGTAATTGCTCGCCCGACTACGATATGTGTCGAACCTGCTAGACGCGCTTCTTCAGGTGTTGCAATCCGTTTCTGATCATGTGCTCCGCCATCTGCAAGGCGTATACCAGGTGTCACTTTGAAGAAGGGTTTTCCGCAAACATCTGCGATCGCAGTTGCTTCATGGACAGAACAAACGACACCATCAAGACCCGCTTCTTTCGTCAGCTTAGCATAATGAAGGACAGATTCTTGTAGCCCAACACCGATCAACTGCTCTTCACGAACTTGACGCTCGTCTGTAGACGTCAGTTGTGTAACACCGATGAGTGACGGCCGTGATAATCCGGTTGGTGTCCCTTTATCCAATCCTTCAAGAGCCGCCTCCATCATTGTCTTTCCTCCAGCTGCATGAACATTCACAAGGTCAACACCGAATCCCGCAAGCACTTCCATCGCAGATTTCACTGTGTTTGGAATATCATGCAATTTCAAATCTAGGAATACATCATAACCTTGTTCTTTTAACCGAGCCACAATCGCGGGCCCTGCTTTATAATAAAGTTGCATGCCCACTTTGACATTGACGTCTCCATCAAAAGCACGCAGGAAGTCGAATATCTTTTCAGCTGAATCAAAATCGAGTGCTATAATCGGGGATGTTTTCATAGACGATGACTCCTCCCTATCAGTTCAGAAATATGATGAATGCCAAGCTCGTCCAACTTAGCTGGCAATTGTTCAATGATTTGCGGACAAATAAATGGATTGACGAAGTTCGCTGTTCCTACCGCGACAGCACTTGCACCCGCAGATATAAAGTCGATAATGTCAGCCGTTTCTGTCACGCCACCCATTCCAATAATCGGAATATTGACCGCTTTACTTACTTCATAGACCATCCGAATCGCAACTGGTTTAACAGCAGGACCAGACAAGCCGCCTGTCCCATTTGCAATAACGGGTCGGCCGGTTTTCTGATCAAGACGCATACCAATCAGTGTGTTGATCATCGTTATGCCATCTGCTCCGCCTGCTTCAACCGCCTGTGCAATTGCCACGATGTCAGTGACATTTGGAGATAGTTTGACATACACCGGAACTGAAGACACTTCTTTTACCGCTCTCGTCAGCTCTTTGGCGATTTCAGGATCTGTTCCAAAAGTAATGCCTCCCGCTTTGACGTTCGGACAAGAAATATTCAGCTCAAGTGCTTTAACATTTGGTGCTTGAGATACGGCTTTCGCCACTTCCACGTAGTCAGCTGTTTCTGTACCGGCAACGTTTGCAATAATTGGCACATCAAATTGTTCAAGCCAAGGCAACTCGCCTTCCAATACGCCTTTTAGACCCGGATTTTGCAGGCCGATTGCATTTAGCATACCGGATGCCGTTTCTGCAACACGCGGTGTCGGATTGCCGAGCCTCGTTTCAAGTGTTGTGGCTTTGATCATAATGGCGCCAAGCAGTGACAAATCATACAGTTGGCCATATTCTTTACCGAATCCGAAACAACCGGACGCAGGCATAATTGGGTTCTTTAATGATAAACCTGGTAATTCAATCGATAGTCTATTCATATTGCCACCACCCCTGCTGGGAATACTGGACCATCTGAGCATACTTTAATATAGGCTTTTTCCGATCCTTCCTTTGTTTTACAAACACATGCGAAACAAGCGCCAATACCGCAACCCATCCGTTGTTCGAATGACAGAAAGCCTTTTTTCCCTGCGTACATTTTTTCAATCGCTTCAAGCATAGGCATTGGACCGCAGCTGTAATACGTTGCAAAGTCATTGCCAAGTTCCGCCATGACAGTAGTCACGAAACCTGCCGTTCCTTGTGAACCGTCAACAGTTACGATATGTGTTTCACCGAGTTTACTGAACTCTTCTTCGTAAAACACGACATCCTTTGATTGGAATCCTAAGACATGCGTGCATTTCACGCCCTTCGCCGTCAATTGCTTCGACAGCTCATACAATGGTGGTACACCGATTCCTCCGCCAATTAAAATGGCCGTTTCTCCCTGCGACGTTTCTTCAACAGGAAAACCATTCCCTAGCGGACCAAGTACATCAACTTCATCGCCAGTACGTTTCTGTGAAAGGATGGTAGTCCCCCGACCTTCCGCGCGATAAATAATGGTCATTTCGCCAGCCTCTTGATCAATCGAAGCGATTGAAATTGGACGTCTTAATAGTGGTTCAAACGAGTCTGCCACACGAATATGGACAAACTGGCCTGGGGAAGTAATTTCCCCGACCAACTTACCGTTTAACTTCATTTCGAAAATATTGTGGGCAATCTGCTGTTGTGAAGTAACCGTCATTCGATCTTGGATGATCATATAGTTTCCTCCACTTTCCCCATTTCCTCAGTTTGGAATGTCATTGATTCGATAACGCGTAGCATTGCATCTGCCGTATCAAGTGAAGTGAAGCAAGGAATGCCATTTTCAACTGATTCGCGACGGATTCTAAAGCCGTCACGTTCAGGTTGTTTTCCTTTTGTCAGTGTATTGATAACAATTTGTGCTTCCCCTTTTTGAATAACATCCAGAAGCGTTGGCCCTTCAGAACCAATTTTACCGATTGTCTTCACGCGGATACCTGCGTCCTCTAGAACAGAAGCCGTGCCTCCAGTCGCTAAAATGCGGTAACCAATAGCTGTAAAGCGTTTAGCGATGCTGACCATCTCTTCTTTATCTTTGTCAGAAACAGTCATTATCACGGAGCCGTATTCTTTTATTTCCATACCCGCTGCAACAAGACCTTTGTACAAGGCTTTTTCGAGCGTAGTATCTTTACCCATTACTTCTCCGGTCGATTTCATTTCAGGTCCAAGCGTTATATCTACTCGACGCAATTTCGCAAATGAGAAGACTGGTACTTTAACGTAGACGCCTGATGGTGCCTGAGCAAGTCCATTTTTATACCCTTGTTCGATAATTGATTGACCTAGAATGGCTTTTGTCGCAATGTTTGCCATCGGAATGTTCGTGATTTTACTTAAGAATGGAACCGTACGACTTGATCGTGGATTTACTTCGATGACGTAGACTTGCCCTTCTGAGATGACGAACTGGATATTGAGAAGACCTACAATTCCAAGTCCTTTTGCAAGGCGTGTCGTATAATCAGCGATTGTCTCCATCTGAGAAGCCGATAAATTTTGTGGAGGGAACACGGCAATCGAGTCACCCGAGTGAACGCCTGCACGTTCAATATGTTCCATAATGCCTGGGATCAATACATTTTCTCCATCGCATATGCCATCGACTTCGATTTCAGTTCCTGTCAGGTAGCGATCGACAAGTATAGGATGATCTGGGCTTGCTTCAACTGCGTGCTCCATGTAATAAAGAAGTTCTTCTTCATGGTAGACAATTTCCATCGCACGTCCACCAAGTACATAAGAAGGTCTAACGAGTACAGGATAACCGATTTCATTGGCAATCGCGACAGCTTCTGGTACTGAAACAGCTGTTTTTCCTAAAGGCTGAGGAATTCCGATTTCACGCAATGCACTTTCAAACTTATTACGGTTTTCCGCACGGTCAATATCTTCTAGAGATGTTCCTAAAATTTTCACGCCGCGCGCTTCGAGGCCAGCCGCTAGGTTGATGGCTGTTTGTCCACCGAATTGAACGATAACGCCTTCAGGCTGTTCTAGGTCAACAATGTGCATAACATCTTCGATTGTCAGAGGTTCAAAGTATAATTTGTCCGAAATCGAGAAGTCTGTTGACACCGTTTCAGGGTTGTTGTTGATGATGATCGCTTCGTAACCAGCTTCTTGAATTGCCCATACAGAGTGGACCGTCGCATAGTCGAACTCGACGCCCTGTCCGATACGAATCGGGCCAGAACCTAGAACGATAACACTTTTCTTCTCTGTTTTAATGGATTCATTTTCATCTTCATACGTGCCGTAAAAGTACGGTGTATCCGATTCAAATTCGCCTGCACATGTATCCACCTTTTTATAGACTGGAATAAGGCCATGCTCTTTTCGCCAATCGTAAATCACACGCTCATCTGTACTCCATAGTTCTGCAACTGTTACGTCAGAGAAGCCCATACGTTTTGCAGTACGCAACGTTTCATAGTCAAACGGATTCGCTTTTAAGACTAGTTCAAACTGAACGATTTTCTGGAACTTGCGTAAGAAAAAGGCGTCGATTTGACTCCATTCGTGAATCGTCTCAACT from the Sporosarcina psychrophila genome contains:
- a CDS encoding DgaE family pyridoxal phosphate-dependent ammonia lyase — protein: MSVFKRLGLKQVINASGKMTALGASAVSEEVAQTLKEASQDYVDIDEIMELTGTVIAEVTGAEDGCPTSGAAAGIAISTAAVIAGKNLTHIERLPNSDGLKNQVIVQKGQQIHFGASIAQMISLGGGQVVEVGQANKVEAQHIEEAINENTAALMYIKSHHAIQKGMQPIETMIEIAKKHHIPFIIDAAAEEDFKLYIAMGADIVIYSGGKALEGPTSGFICGRKELMEACRKQYKGIGRPMKIGKEGMAGLIVALKQYADKATDVEGQLSRMKKLCNDLNGVSGLTCSVKQDEAGRDIYRATIEVDSKEAGMDAEDLLHALESGNPAIFLRHHYVNIGILSVDPRPLLKGQEDIIVKTIKLVLAQGVE
- a CDS encoding KDGP aldolase, encoding MSFKHQVVFNVLAKDLNNALELVEIAGDRVLVGVMVKNFPTEEAAIELVKEFKDNNIRVSVGLGAGDPNMWRKVANVSVATLPDHINQVFPASGYTLGRMEQTTENVPVINSLVEPTGMPGQVYISTGPASSAYREKVSCELVAAMIAELGIPSIKLYPIEGEKGLEELAAMTQAAVKAGIKIIEPTGGITLDNVHVIVQTCLDNGAETVIPHLYTSIIDKETGDTKPSAMKQLIEMTW
- a CDS encoding DUF4312 family protein translates to MKKIIETKVRIEGKGDSKERALNTALGNIQKKVMKDYKGNMIIRIEPVNVDVVEAMETSYIERFLFVFAPRKRSKYRVVLDVDVELFLLDVEEIRFETVEQGNSLKGQIMGNNFLK
- a CDS encoding DUF4311 domain-containing protein, which translates into the protein MELLTIIFKSIIIGGFVGFGVGAGAARMFHAPKSQGMGAFRTLGELNACAGDAASHFSFGLGFFFNAWASSVGAGAFTQDVDHRIIPNWAAAVLMRKGKRPEDTLHNPKKMAIAGAIIGVLVVTFLNSTASAIPESLQAIALKVLVPAANLLINPVMPVIFWLAALDSGKRSGIWGTIFGGAAHMVMGNAVPGVVLGILIGKGVDDGGWNKVTKTLMVSVILLFIFSGFFRGFDIQFLQGFNLEAPEWLINLHKLIGYEVK
- a CDS encoding SFCGS family glycine-rich protein, whose amino-acid sequence is MSEIIVVIGDRLGKGQNVGKGVEAAGGKAIVISGMAADMKLGDMMNEVKADMGISFCGSGGAGAITAQSKYGYSARYGMRSVEEGLTALREGKTVLGFGFNDSEELGRRLTEEFIKLRS
- a CDS encoding amidohydrolase/deacetylase family metallohydrolase produces the protein MPEEIIIKNGYLIDPQQDTIEIKEIAVRNGLLVEPQHNSSANVTYINAEGCYVSPGFIDMHVHIFTGHTELGIDADLVGIEQGVTTVVDAGSAGYSDYAAFKEKVVEPSQTKVLSFLNIARKGLTSGLAELANMEDLMSIEEAEEIFKKEPSIVGLKARMSGSVVKNSGIKPLQHARMLADRLSVPIMVHIGNPPPNLQDIFPLLSKGDIVTHAFHGKKHGIMNAEGELIPEALDALKRGVLFDVGHGTSSFSYETMMKFREQYDDSFTTSTDIYIKNYQSPVCSLMTTMTKLLELGIPLIEVVKSVTLGAANALGASDIGTLALGTKADITIFKIIKQRTILIDSEGVELEAKQILKPYMVLRNGKVVYHDESTNSKRARDNQ
- a CDS encoding PRD domain-containing protein, translated to MMNQQIPKEREIINKSGNSELCIEVLTYSKKVLTTKKIIMTETQWLSFVSHISGMVYRSINMEAIPALEKEIFSEVTQDSIGMASDICKQLSNLHDDEKYLLSIHFESAKLN
- a CDS encoding DUF4310 family protein — its product is MKSFWYADWSFPIFVALLSSGVFAGTHMYYVYKIGAFNDVAIVAMLEVGMQGGGYGVAAAFGASFLFARILEGSLVGILDIGGAIQTGLGIGVPALLLASGITAPIENFGLALLTGAILGLAIGYVVIMVRKLTVGQSNSTFGADVMMGAGNASGRFLGPLIIISAASASIPIGVGAVVGAAIFYAGKKPIVGGAILGAMLLGAFFPIPLD